A region from the Mycoplasmopsis phocirhinis genome encodes:
- a CDS encoding potassium channel family protein, translating into MSKLQNQNICVIGAGRFGSAVIKQLLTMKVSLLVIDKDEMNLKAFKDTVNNLIIADAADTKSLKALGIEDMDIIVVATNENIEIVAALTELKINNIIARAHSERHANVLRQIGVKVIIKPEQEAGVRTALLAANPNFAKYSKDLQELGDGFVMGTTILSSSNFINKTLKECKFVEKGVSVVLIKRGTQSILPSGFSVLQKDDLITFLGKVDDVTHVFGLLNEQE; encoded by the coding sequence ATGAGCAAGTTACAAAACCAAAATATATGTGTAATAGGGGCTGGGCGTTTTGGCAGTGCTGTAATTAAACAACTATTGACAATGAAAGTTTCTTTATTAGTGATTGATAAAGACGAAATGAATTTAAAAGCGTTTAAAGATACAGTTAATAATTTAATAATTGCCGATGCCGCCGATACTAAATCACTAAAAGCATTAGGTATTGAAGATATGGACATTATTGTTGTTGCAACCAATGAAAATATTGAAATTGTTGCTGCTTTGACTGAATTAAAAATTAATAATATCATAGCTCGAGCTCATTCGGAGCGTCATGCAAATGTTTTGCGTCAAATTGGTGTTAAAGTAATAATCAAACCTGAACAAGAAGCAGGAGTGCGTACTGCACTTTTAGCTGCTAATCCTAATTTTGCTAAATATTCAAAAGATTTACAAGAACTAGGCGATGGTTTTGTTATGGGAACTACAATTTTAAGTTCATCAAACTTCATCAATAAAACCCTAAAAGAGTGTAAATTTGTCGAAAAAGGAGTTTCAGTTGTTTTAATTAAACGTGGAACACAAAGTATTTTACCATCCGGTTTTAGCGTTTTACAAAAGGATGACTTGATTACATTTTTGGGTAAAGTTGACGATGTTACTCATGTATTTGGTTTACTTAACGAACAAGAGTAA
- a CDS encoding TrkH family potassium uptake protein, producing MKKPNLASWWRNSKLKNVLRNILYRIRRISNLRIIFLVYLMIVVVSSLILYSPISHQSKQNITYIDAIFTTASAFSDTGLVTKTSWNTWNVFGQAVIAFLILAGGIGIFALKIFFFSLLFPKSKKSISEMNLVAQERGGDNLGQNKKIIFHSVATLLIITLVAGFGLSFYFYSAKPLGAGNEQFYGKFISPQHNWNLAFRYGFFHTISALNNAGFDIIGDNSLMSYYHNVDLQILFVFLFIIGGLGFPVIYDLLNFLKLKIKYRHQKRKYVFKLITKLSIITYVITTFVGFFALLSFELLSKKTNLANFWNISEYGSKAQKIWQMFFLSLSTRSAGFSTINLSDLSTGSIIVLSILMFIGAGPVSTGGGIRTTTIAILILAMISKILGRPSVRAFKRRIDDSTVKMSSIVFSISIFLVITFSLISSSSLSEYGGRLDSTKFNFAHVLFEVASAFGTSGLTVGVTTGLNIVSKIFIILIMFIGQFGISSTVLVWGNNKRNYAYKYDYIHEEVMIG from the coding sequence ATGAAAAAACCTAATTTAGCTAGCTGGTGAAGGAATTCTAAATTGAAAAATGTTTTAAGAAACATTTTATATCGTATACGTCGCATTAGTAATTTAAGAATAATTTTTTTAGTTTATTTAATGATTGTTGTAGTATCAAGTTTGATTTTATACAGTCCAATTTCGCACCAATCAAAACAAAATATAACTTATATTGATGCAATTTTTACAACCGCTTCGGCGTTTAGTGATACCGGTTTAGTGACTAAAACTAGTTGAAATACTTGAAATGTGTTTGGTCAAGCAGTAATTGCGTTTTTAATACTGGCCGGTGGTATTGGTATATTTGCACTTAAAATATTTTTCTTTTCTTTACTTTTTCCTAAAAGTAAAAAATCAATTAGTGAAATGAATTTAGTCGCGCAAGAACGTGGAGGAGATAATTTAGGACAAAACAAAAAAATTATTTTCCATTCAGTAGCCACACTATTAATTATTACTTTAGTTGCTGGTTTTGGTCTTAGTTTTTATTTTTATTCAGCTAAACCTTTAGGAGCTGGCAATGAGCAATTTTATGGCAAATTTATTTCACCTCAACATAATTGAAATTTGGCTTTTAGATATGGTTTTTTTCACACTATTTCAGCTTTGAATAATGCTGGTTTTGACATTATTGGTGATAATTCTTTAATGTCATATTACCATAATGTTGATTTACAAATATTGTTCGTGTTTTTATTTATCATTGGTGGTCTAGGCTTTCCTGTAATTTATGATTTATTAAACTTTTTAAAACTAAAAATTAAATACCGCCACCAAAAACGAAAATATGTGTTTAAATTAATCACAAAATTAAGCATTATTACTTATGTTATAACAACTTTTGTGGGTTTTTTTGCATTATTAAGTTTTGAATTATTGTCAAAAAAAACTAATCTTGCTAATTTTTGGAATATAAGTGAATATGGTTCAAAAGCTCAAAAAATTTGACAAATGTTTTTTTTATCACTTTCAACTCGCTCAGCTGGCTTTAGCACAATAAATTTAAGTGATCTTTCAACTGGCAGTATTATTGTTCTTTCAATTTTAATGTTTATAGGTGCTGGTCCTGTTTCAACCGGGGGTGGAATTAGAACTACCACGATTGCAATTTTGATTTTAGCAATGATTTCTAAAATTTTAGGTCGTCCTTCAGTTCGCGCATTTAAACGACGTATTGATGATTCAACTGTCAAAATGAGCTCAATTGTGTTCTCAATTTCAATATTTTTAGTCATCACGTTTTCATTGATTTCTAGTTCCAGTTTAAGTGAATATGGCGGGCGTTTAGATTCAACGAAATTCAATTTTGCTCATGTACTGTTTGAAGTAGCATCAGCGTTTGGTACTAGCGGCTTAACCGTTGGGGTCACAACTGGTTTAAATATTGTTTCTAAAATTTTTATTATTTTAATCATGTTTATTGGACAATTTGGTATTAGTTCAACTGTGCTTGTGTGGGGTAATAATAAACGCAATTATGCGTATAAATATGATTATATTCACGAGGAGGTAATGATTGGTTAA
- a CDS encoding MAG0130/MAG3770 family membrane protein encodes MVNNIQFKNLNIEQKKIDLFIKRANNKFLNVFWVILAILLVLSFILLFTFKSLIDTKILIICLILIVISLFIVSIILNYIRTCFLIKKANQFKPQIWTKIKPTNLALHWDLWWGLNVFNLKHPKQKLDKIERKKIIDFFKQIHWI; translated from the coding sequence TTGGTTAATAATATTCAATTTAAAAATTTAAATATTGAGCAAAAAAAAATTGATCTTTTTATTAAGCGAGCGAATAATAAATTTTTGAATGTTTTTTGAGTAATTTTGGCAATTTTATTGGTGTTGAGTTTTATTTTATTGTTTACTTTTAAGTCTTTAATTGACACAAAAATATTAATTATTTGCTTAATTTTAATTGTTATAAGTTTATTTATAGTTTCAATTATTTTAAACTACATACGAACTTGTTTTTTGATTAAAAAAGCAAATCAATTTAAACCGCAAATTTGGACCAAAATTAAGCCAACAAATTTGGCTTTACATTGAGATTTATGATGAGGTTTAAATGTTTTTAATTTAAAACATCCTAAACAAAAACTAGATAAAATTGAGCGCAAAAAAATAATAGATTTTTTTAAACAAATACACTGAATTTAA